Part of the Companilactobacillus zhachilii genome is shown below.
GATATAGCTTATGCACTAATTTTGGCAGATGAAAAATGGGGTAGTAAAGGTGATGTGAAGTATAACCAACTTGCTAATAACTTACTGGCAGCAATTCAAAAACGAGAAATTAATCAAAAAACATTTTTACCTAAAGTTGGTGATTGGGCCACTGCTTCTAAGACGGAGAATATTGTTCGTCCATCAGACTTAATAACAGCCTATTTCCGAAAATTCGCTAGTTATACCCGAGACGTTCGCTGGACTAAGGTAGCAGAAAATAGTCAAACAGTATTAAAGCAACTGAGTTCACAACATAGTACTGGTTTGATAGCCGATTTTGTAACTGTTAGTGGTGAAAAATTACAGACAACTGATGTCAAATCCAAACAAGTGGCATCCATACATGATAATCAATATGGATTTAATGCTTGTAGAATTCCCTGGCGAGTCGCATATGATTATCAACTCAAGCACAGTCAAGTCAGTAAAAAGATTGTGGAAAAGATGTTGACTTTCTTTGTTGATCAAAAGGATATTATGGCCGTTTATACGTTAAATGGAAAAGCGGTTGAAAATTATTCTAATAAGGCTTTTTCCACACCAGTGGCTTATGCATCGCATGTAGTATTGAACACGACTTTAAAAAATCGTTATACGAAAGACTTAACTTCTAAAATATCAGGAAATGATTATTATCCAGAAACCATTCAGATGGCTACATTATTGGCCAGTGGTGACATTGGTAAGTAATATGGTTACACGCTTGGTACTAGTTTTATGCCAATGCCGACTAGAGCATCAAGACTTAAAGCACATTTTTAATCTTTAGTAAAAATTAAAACAAAAAGACAAAGTTCTCGTTTAATTGAGGCTTTGTCTTTTTTTGTGCCCAATCTAATTGTTTACAAGTGGACAGAGCGTCTTCTGACTGTCAAACAAGGAAATTAAG
Proteins encoded:
- a CDS encoding glycosyl hydrolase family 8, with protein sequence MRHHKYQWLISGLIILVSFTIGIAVYNTYSPMSMSGLSSTIIKDRYREWKRAYLKGNSNQKFVKVNNGKNNQTLSEAQGYGMIISVMAARQGFGSKKTFDQLTDYYLKHQISKRNPLMEWRQQQKGNYMVSIKSEKTSATDGDLDIAYALILADEKWGSKGDVKYNQLANNLLAAIQKREINQKTFLPKVGDWATASKTENIVRPSDLITAYFRKFASYTRDVRWTKVAENSQTVLKQLSSQHSTGLIADFVTVSGEKLQTTDVKSKQVASIHDNQYGFNACRIPWRVAYDYQLKHSQVSKKIVEKMLTFFVDQKDIMAVYTLNGKAVENYSNKAFSTPVAYASHVVLNTTLKNRYTKDLTSKISGNDYYPETIQMATLLASGDIGK